In Bradyrhizobium lablabi, one DNA window encodes the following:
- a CDS encoding metallophosphoesterase family protein has protein sequence MSFDHNHNDENNPGVSRRRVLECMTWAGTGVLWTISGGVPRSLGLVGSAQAAEPAGLTFLQISDSHVGFDKPANPNALGTLEEAIAKVKSIPVKPSFMIHTGDISHLSKANEFDDADRIISQAKLDVHYVPGEHDFLDEEVKFYKERYGKGSKGAGWYSFDANGVHFIGLVNVVDLKAGGLGNLGAEQLEWLEDDLKGKSKSTPIVVFAHIPLWTVYPTWGWGTEDGGRALDYLKGFGSVTVLNGHIHQVMQKVEGNVTFHTARSTAFPQPAPGTAPSPGPMKVADDKLRGLLGVASINFKPGDKSLAIIDTPLQG, from the coding sequence ATGAGCTTCGATCACAACCATAATGATGAAAACAACCCCGGCGTCAGCCGCCGCCGCGTCCTGGAATGCATGACCTGGGCTGGAACCGGCGTGCTCTGGACCATTTCGGGCGGCGTGCCCCGTTCGCTCGGACTTGTCGGTTCCGCGCAGGCCGCAGAGCCCGCGGGCCTGACCTTCCTGCAGATCAGCGACAGCCATGTCGGCTTCGACAAGCCGGCCAATCCGAACGCGCTCGGCACGCTGGAGGAGGCGATCGCCAAGGTCAAGTCGATCCCAGTCAAACCGTCGTTCATGATTCATACCGGCGACATCAGCCATCTGTCGAAGGCCAACGAGTTCGACGATGCCGACCGCATCATCTCGCAGGCCAAGCTCGACGTGCATTACGTGCCGGGCGAGCACGATTTCCTCGACGAAGAGGTCAAATTCTACAAGGAGCGGTACGGCAAGGGCTCCAAAGGCGCCGGCTGGTACTCCTTCGACGCCAACGGCGTCCACTTCATCGGCCTCGTCAACGTGGTCGACCTCAAGGCCGGCGGCCTCGGCAATCTCGGGGCCGAGCAGCTTGAGTGGCTGGAGGACGACCTCAAGGGGAAATCCAAATCCACCCCCATCGTCGTGTTCGCCCATATCCCGCTGTGGACGGTCTATCCGACCTGGGGCTGGGGCACCGAGGACGGTGGCCGCGCGCTGGATTACCTTAAAGGTTTTGGCTCGGTGACCGTGCTCAACGGCCACATCCACCAGGTGATGCAGAAGGTCGAGGGCAACGTCACCTTCCACACCGCCCGCTCGACCGCGTTCCCGCAGCCGGCGCCGGGCACCGCGCCCTCGCCCGGCCCGATGAAGGTCGCCGACGACAAGCTTCGCGGCTTGCTCGGCGTCGCCAGCATCAACTTCAAGCCAGGCGATAAGAGCCTTGCGATCATCGACACCCCGCTACAGGGCTAA
- a CDS encoding cupredoxin domain-containing protein, producing MMSATLRSLGLALATAIALHLGAARAEDAANNVTIDNFTFTPAELKVNVGDTVTFTNHDDIPHTIVSAGKFRSKTLDTDNSFSFTFTAAGDYKYFCSLHPHMTGMIKVE from the coding sequence ATGATGTCAGCAACTCTCCGCAGCCTTGGCTTGGCCCTGGCTACGGCCATCGCCCTACACCTCGGCGCCGCCCGCGCCGAGGACGCGGCCAACAACGTGACGATCGACAACTTTACCTTCACGCCGGCGGAGCTGAAGGTGAACGTCGGCGACACCGTGACCTTTACAAACCACGATGACATTCCCCACACCATAGTTTCCGCCGGCAAGTTCCGATCCAAGACACTCGATACCGACAACAGCTTCTCGTTCACTTTCACGGCGGCCGGCGATTACAAGTATTTTTGTTCGCTGCACCCGCACATGACCGGAATGATCAAGGTTGAGTAG
- a CDS encoding sigma-70 family RNA polymerase sigma factor yields the protein MPLKAANDDPEKARRFREAALPYLDDAYTLARYLLRDASDAEDAVQECYLRAFKHFDSYRGPAMKPWLFAILRNVCRAEFARRASSPTSPIEDAPESAEQTPLWHEAQETPETQMLRRWDADTIRRLVTSLAEPFRETFVLREINNLSYREIADVAEVPVGTVMSRLARARAMLRSAWMAEEEQRK from the coding sequence ATGCCGCTCAAAGCTGCGAATGACGACCCGGAGAAGGCACGCCGGTTTCGCGAGGCCGCGCTGCCCTATCTCGACGACGCCTACACGCTGGCGCGCTATTTGCTCCGCGACGCCAGCGATGCCGAGGACGCGGTGCAGGAATGCTATCTGCGCGCGTTCAAGCATTTCGACAGTTACCGGGGGCCGGCGATGAAGCCCTGGCTGTTCGCGATTCTGCGCAATGTCTGCCGCGCCGAATTCGCGCGCCGTGCCAGTTCGCCGACCAGCCCGATCGAGGATGCGCCGGAAAGCGCCGAACAAACGCCGCTGTGGCATGAGGCGCAGGAAACGCCGGAAACCCAGATGCTGCGGCGCTGGGATGCCGACACGATAAGGCGGCTCGTGACATCGCTCGCCGAACCCTTCCGGGAGACTTTTGTGCTGCGTGAAATCAACAATCTTTCGTACCGCGAGATCGCCGATGTCGCGGAAGTGCCGGTCGGCACCGTAATGTCGCGCCTGGCGCGCGCCCGCGCCATGCTGCGCTCGGCATGGATGGCGGAAGAGGAGCAACGGAAATGA
- a CDS encoding anti-sigma factor family protein encodes MTCDEAEILLHALIDGELDAGHAREVEDHIAGCPACAAALADYREMSKAVAGADLRYTAPPLLRKRIEAALPQAQAQMPNRRAVLRGFAMGSAVSAIAATGLVAIVLRNDDAQRIESEVVSAHLRSLQAGHLTDVISTDKHTVKPWFNGKLDVAPPVVDLTAQGFTLIGGRLDYVDARPIGAIVYRRRAHVINLFVAQTSSTERRPAKIETIQGFNIRSWGDRGLNYWAVSDIAADELADFGDKFEAAMKSSATG; translated from the coding sequence ATGACTTGCGACGAGGCTGAAATTCTTCTTCACGCGCTGATCGACGGCGAGCTCGACGCCGGCCACGCGCGCGAGGTCGAAGACCATATCGCAGGCTGCCCGGCTTGCGCCGCAGCGCTTGCCGACTATCGCGAGATGAGCAAGGCTGTCGCCGGCGCCGATCTGCGCTACACCGCGCCGCCTTTGCTGCGCAAGCGGATCGAGGCCGCATTGCCGCAAGCGCAGGCGCAAATGCCGAACCGGCGCGCGGTGCTGCGGGGCTTTGCGATGGGATCGGCGGTCTCGGCGATCGCGGCCACCGGTCTTGTCGCCATCGTGTTGCGCAACGATGACGCGCAGCGCATCGAATCCGAGGTGGTGTCGGCGCATCTGCGCTCGTTGCAGGCCGGACATCTCACCGACGTGATTTCCACCGACAAGCACACGGTCAAACCGTGGTTCAACGGCAAACTGGACGTGGCGCCGCCGGTCGTCGACCTCACCGCGCAGGGTTTTACCCTGATCGGCGGCCGGCTCGATTATGTCGACGCCCGCCCCATCGGGGCTATCGTCTACCGCCGCCGCGCGCATGTGATCAATCTGTTCGTCGCCCAGACTTCCTCGACCGAACGCCGCCCGGCCAAAATCGAGACCATCCAGGGATTCAACATCCGAAGCTGGGGCGATCGCGGCTTGAACTACTGGGCGGTCAGCGACATCGCCGCCGACGAGCTCGCCGATTTCGGCGACAAGTTCGAGGCC